The genomic segment GTCCTTTATCTTCCGCACCTAGAATTAAACAGCGCGAGCCTTGAATCGCCGGCAGATGCTCTACTTCAGCATGTTCAGACAATCCAATTGGATGAATGTCGCGCTTTTCCAGTGCTTGGATAAATTTTGGCAAAGAACTACATTTAACTATTTTGACGTACTCAAGTGCCCCAGATGCAATTCTCGCTACTGATGGCCCGAGACCAAAATTATTTTTCGTAGCAACAACTATACAATCAACGTCATAAAAGGCGGCTGTTCTCATAATTGCCGATGCGTTTTGCACATCAGTTACACCATCAAGGCAAACTATCTTGAGATGTCTTCCTGAAGAAAGTTGTTCAAAAATCCAATTCGGATCGTAAACTTCTACTGGACTTGTAACAAGGAATACTCCAGAAGGAATCCTGTTATAAGTAAAGCCAAGCTCGTCGTAATGATTTTTAGCCAATTCCTGTAAAAGATGTGAGGACACCATTTTCACTGGAAGCTTAGCAATTTCTTCACGAGACATACCACCCATTTTTGTAAGGTTATCAATCCCTTCATCTGTTGCAACAACTTCGTAAACAGGCCTTTGCGTATTTCTCACAGCGTGTACAATTGAGTGCACGCCAACAACGATATCTTTCGAATCCATTATAGTTCCTTATAAAATTTTTTTTGATTTTATCAAAGAGTTTTAATTAAGTGAATAGTGGTGCAAGTGCTCTTGGTAACTCAAATGCTTCTAGAGCTTCTTTTCTTAAAGAAGTAGCAGAAACGATCTCATAAGCATCTGGAGTTGCTAGAAGTTGTCTACACAATAGATTATGTAAGTTATGCCCCGATTTAAAAGTTGTAACTTTTCCAGCAATTTCATGCCCGAGAAGGCTAATATCACCAACTGTATCTAAAATTTTATGACGTA from the Bacteriovorax sp. Seq25_V genome contains:
- a CDS encoding RNA methyltransferase — its product is MDSKDIVVGVHSIVHAVRNTQRPVYEVVATDEGIDNLTKMGGMSREEIAKLPVKMVSSHLLQELAKNHYDELGFTYNRIPSGVFLVTSPVEVYDPNWIFEQLSSGRHLKIVCLDGVTDVQNASAIMRTAAFYDVDCIVVATKNNFGLGPSVARIASGALEYVKIVKCSSLPKFIQALEKRDIHPIGLSEHAEVEHLPAIQGSRCLILGAEDKGLSNATLRLLKNKIRLSPKGKIQSLNVSVAAAIAMERVFN